One segment of Stappia sp. 28M-7 DNA contains the following:
- a CDS encoding sarcosine oxidase subunit gamma, protein MSDASNAPPTTAERTAGTTPETAVARPVVGRLVPGEAAGAEDPSLTLSELSAGALLEVGAWPNRLETVANRLGELAGVTLPGRPGRFTESASALVCWIAFGRFIYVGAAAEDTARVDTALDTEDAAVVDLAGARRIVRIEGGAAPALLNKAVAIDFDPAAFPAGALAQSVIHQIPVVILRRSEMAFDVLAPSSLADALIDWITDAALEFGYRVGEPGTIL, encoded by the coding sequence ATGTCTGACGCCAGCAACGCACCGCCCACCACCGCCGAAAGGACTGCCGGCACGACGCCGGAAACCGCCGTTGCCCGGCCGGTGGTCGGCCGGCTGGTGCCCGGCGAGGCGGCGGGCGCCGAAGACCCGTCGCTGACCTTGAGCGAGCTGTCCGCCGGCGCTCTGCTGGAAGTCGGCGCCTGGCCCAACCGATTGGAAACTGTTGCGAATCGCCTCGGCGAGCTCGCCGGCGTGACGCTGCCGGGCCGCCCGGGCCGCTTCACCGAAAGCGCCTCCGCGCTGGTCTGCTGGATCGCTTTCGGGCGGTTCATCTATGTGGGTGCGGCAGCCGAGGACACGGCCCGCGTCGACACCGCACTCGACACGGAGGACGCCGCCGTCGTCGATCTCGCCGGTGCGCGCCGGATCGTGCGGATCGAGGGCGGGGCGGCGCCGGCGCTGCTCAACAAGGCGGTCGCCATCGACTTCGACCCGGCCGCGTTTCCGGCCGGAGCGCTGGCCCAGTCGGTGATCCACCAGATCCCGGTGGTGATCCTGCGCCGGAGCGAAATGGCCTTCGACGTGCTGGCACCGTCGAGCCTTGCCGATGCGCTGATCGACTGGATCACGGATGCGGCGCTGGAATTCGGCTACCGGGTCGGGGAGCCCGGCACGATCCTGTAA
- a CDS encoding ABC transporter permease: MSALPSYASAGQRAWYYGFRAICGMIFFFLIFPILIIVPLSFNAENFFTFTPQMLALDPAGYSLKHYEDFFTNPDWQQALRNSFAIAPVATLLATVLGTLAAIGLSQSHVPWRSAIMAVLISPMIVPLIISAAGMYFFYSRIGLQGTYLGVVLAHAALGTPFVIITVTATLVGFDRSLVRAAASLGANPVTTFFKVQMPLIVPGVVSGALFAFITSFDEVVVVLFLGSAGQKTLPWQMFTGLREQISPTILAVASLMVAISIALLTVLELLRRRSERLRGLTPS, translated from the coding sequence ATGAGCGCCCTTCCCTCCTATGCTTCCGCCGGCCAGCGCGCCTGGTACTACGGCTTTCGCGCGATCTGCGGAATGATCTTCTTCTTCCTGATCTTCCCGATCCTGATCATCGTGCCGCTGTCGTTCAATGCGGAGAACTTCTTCACCTTCACGCCGCAGATGCTGGCGCTGGATCCGGCCGGCTATTCGCTGAAGCACTACGAAGACTTCTTCACCAACCCGGACTGGCAGCAGGCGTTGCGCAATTCCTTCGCCATCGCGCCGGTGGCGACGCTGCTCGCCACTGTGCTCGGCACGCTCGCCGCCATCGGCCTGTCCCAGAGCCATGTGCCCTGGCGTTCGGCGATCATGGCGGTGCTGATCTCGCCGATGATCGTACCGCTGATCATCTCGGCCGCCGGCATGTACTTCTTCTATTCGCGCATCGGCCTGCAGGGCACCTACCTCGGCGTCGTGCTCGCCCATGCCGCCCTCGGCACGCCGTTCGTCATCATCACGGTGACGGCGACGCTGGTCGGCTTCGACCGCAGCCTCGTTCGCGCGGCGGCGAGCCTTGGCGCAAATCCGGTGACAACTTTTTTCAAGGTGCAGATGCCGCTGATCGTGCCCGGCGTCGTCTCCGGCGCGCTCTTCGCCTTCATCACCTCCTTCGACGAGGTGGTCGTGGTCCTGTTCCTCGGCTCGGCCGGCCAGAAGACCCTGCCCTGGCAGATGTTCACCGGACTACGCGAACAGATCTCGCCGACCATCCTCGCCGTCGCCTCCCTGATGGTCGCGATCTCCATCGCCCTGCTGACCGTTCTGGAGCTCTTGCGGCGGCGTTCGGAGAGGTTGCGCGGGCTGACGCCCTCCTGA
- a CDS encoding ABC transporter permease gives MTTTDTVSRAAPPADPPPQPQVLTTRDGTPLKVSLMRALRREKMRALLLIAPLLLFIVLTFAAPIADMLFRSVENGIVADTLPRTVEALADWDETSGEAPGEPVFAALHADLLIATEEKTHTRLGSRLNYESSGMSSLFRKTGRRADRMDDAEPYKAQFIDIDKDWGDVATWRVLKRFSPELTSGYFLNAVDMQMTTDGVELKPENERIYLFLFARTLFLSLTIMACCLLLGYPIAYLLAALPARTSNLLMILVLLPFWTSLLVRTSAWKVLLQQQGVINDFLVWTGLVSDAGRLVMINNQTGTIIAMTHILLPFMILPLYSVMKTISPTYVRAAKSLGATDWTAFWRVYFPQTVPGIGAGSILVFILSIGYYITPELVGGTSGIFISNRIAYHISSSLNWGLAAALGVLLLAAVMLLFYVYDKIVGIDNVKLG, from the coding sequence ATGACGACAACCGACACAGTCTCCAGGGCCGCCCCGCCGGCCGACCCGCCGCCGCAGCCGCAGGTGCTCACCACCCGCGACGGCACCCCGCTCAAGGTCAGCCTGATGCGAGCCCTGCGGCGAGAGAAGATGCGGGCGCTGCTGCTGATCGCGCCGCTCCTGCTGTTCATCGTGCTGACCTTCGCCGCGCCGATCGCCGACATGCTGTTCCGCTCGGTCGAGAACGGCATCGTCGCAGACACGCTGCCAAGGACCGTCGAGGCGCTGGCCGACTGGGACGAGACCTCCGGCGAGGCGCCCGGCGAACCGGTCTTCGCGGCCCTTCATGCGGACCTCCTGATCGCCACTGAGGAAAAGACCCACACGCGGCTCGGCTCGCGGCTCAACTACGAATCCTCCGGCATGTCGAGCCTGTTCCGCAAGACCGGCCGGCGCGCCGACCGGATGGACGATGCCGAGCCTTACAAGGCGCAATTCATCGACATCGACAAGGACTGGGGCGATGTCGCCACCTGGCGGGTGCTCAAGCGCTTCTCGCCCGAGCTGACCTCCGGCTACTTCCTCAATGCGGTCGACATGCAGATGACGACCGACGGCGTCGAGCTGAAGCCCGAGAACGAGCGGATCTACCTGTTCCTGTTCGCCCGCACGCTGTTCCTGTCGCTGACCATCATGGCCTGCTGCCTGCTGCTCGGCTATCCGATCGCCTATCTGCTGGCGGCACTGCCGGCGCGCACGTCGAACCTCTTGATGATCCTGGTTCTGCTGCCGTTCTGGACCTCGCTGCTGGTGCGCACCTCCGCCTGGAAGGTGCTGCTGCAGCAGCAGGGCGTCATCAACGACTTCCTGGTGTGGACCGGCCTTGTCAGCGATGCCGGCCGCCTCGTCATGATCAACAACCAGACGGGCACCATCATCGCGATGACGCACATCCTGCTGCCCTTCATGATCCTGCCGCTCTATTCGGTGATGAAGACCATCTCGCCCACCTATGTGCGGGCGGCCAAGAGCCTTGGGGCGACGGACTGGACCGCGTTCTGGCGGGTCTACTTCCCGCAGACCGTGCCTGGCATCGGCGCCGGGTCGATCCTCGTCTTCATCCTGTCGATCGGCTACTACATCACGCCGGAGCTGGTCGGCGGTACCAGCGGCATCTTCATCTCCAACCGCATCGCCTATCACATCTCGTCGTCGCTCAACTGGGGTCTGGCGGCCGCGCTCGGCGTGCTTCTGCTCGCCGCGGTGATGCTGCTCTTCTACGTCTACGACAAGATCGTCGGCATCGACAACGTGAAGCTCGGATAA
- a CDS encoding extracellular solute-binding protein has product MTFKTLLLASAATAMMTTGASAIDLTIVSWGGAYSNSQNEAYHKPYMAENPDVTIINDESSNEAVAKLRAMNEAGNLTWDLVDVLASDAIRLCDEGLAMEVNHDEVLAPAPDGTPASKDFGDLIVADCFIPQIVYSTTFGYRTDVEAWNGKEPDDICDVFDLETFPGKRALEKRPINNMEWALLCDGVAKEDVYEMLETEEGVNRALAKLDTIKDQTVWWSAGAETPQLLADGEVVIGSTYNGRLFSLIEEQDQPVKMLWDAQVFDLDGWIVPAGLPKERLDAVMEYLRFATDTQRLADQAKYISYGPARDSSAPLVGKHAELGIEMAPHMPTDPANSKNTFLFNYEWWADYRDDLDAKFQAWLAS; this is encoded by the coding sequence ATGACCTTCAAGACGCTTCTTCTAGCAAGCGCTGCAACGGCGATGATGACGACCGGCGCCAGCGCCATCGACCTCACCATCGTCTCCTGGGGCGGGGCCTATTCCAACTCGCAGAACGAGGCCTATCACAAGCCCTACATGGCCGAAAATCCGGACGTGACCATCATCAACGACGAGAGCTCGAACGAGGCGGTCGCCAAGCTGCGCGCCATGAACGAGGCCGGCAACCTGACCTGGGACCTCGTCGACGTGCTCGCCTCCGATGCCATCCGTCTGTGCGACGAGGGCCTCGCCATGGAGGTCAACCACGACGAGGTGCTGGCCCCGGCGCCCGACGGCACGCCGGCTTCCAAGGACTTCGGCGACCTGATCGTCGCCGACTGCTTCATCCCGCAGATCGTCTATTCCACGACCTTCGGCTACCGCACCGACGTCGAGGCGTGGAACGGCAAGGAGCCGGACGACATCTGCGACGTCTTCGACCTGGAGACCTTCCCAGGCAAGCGCGCGCTGGAAAAGCGCCCGATCAACAACATGGAATGGGCCCTTCTGTGCGACGGTGTCGCCAAGGAAGACGTCTATGAGATGCTGGAGACCGAGGAAGGAGTGAACCGCGCCCTCGCCAAGCTGGACACGATCAAGGACCAGACCGTGTGGTGGTCGGCCGGCGCCGAGACGCCGCAGCTGCTCGCCGACGGCGAAGTGGTGATCGGCTCCACCTACAATGGCCGCCTGTTCTCGCTGATCGAGGAGCAGGACCAGCCGGTCAAGATGCTCTGGGACGCGCAGGTCTTCGACCTCGACGGCTGGATCGTGCCGGCCGGCCTGCCGAAGGAGCGCCTCGACGCGGTGATGGAGTATCTGCGCTTCGCCACCGACACCCAGCGTCTCGCCGACCAGGCCAAGTACATCTCCTACGGCCCGGCCCGCGACTCCTCGGCGCCGCTCGTCGGCAAGCATGCCGAGCTCGGCATCGAGATGGCTCCGCACATGCCGACCGACCCGGCCAACTCCAAGAACACCTTCCTGTTCAATTACGAGTGGTGGGCCGATTACCGCGATGACCTGGACGCCAAGTTCCAGGCCTGGCTCGCCAGCTAA
- a CDS encoding ABC transporter ATP-binding protein, translating into MTESRGAAVRYENVQKSYDGETLVVKNLNLDIPPGEFLTMLGPSGSGKTTCLMMLAGFEPATHGEIFLNDNPINNVPPHKRGIGMVFQNYALFPHMSVAENLAFPLQVRGIGKAEQEEKVKRALDMVELGDFGSRRPAQLSGGQQQRVAVARALVFEPELVLMDEPLGALDKQLREQMQYEIKHIHENIGVSIVYVTHDQTEALTMSDRVAVFNDGVIQQLSTPDELYENPQNSFVAQFIGENNKLSGTVTEVSGSDCKVRLDDGTELAAEAVNIEGVGSRTTISLRPERVEFDTDQSMDNLVKGRIEEMIYLGDHIRVRMNVAGNTEFIVKVRNRGQRRDLRTGQTVEIGWAASDCKALDAVG; encoded by the coding sequence ATGACAGAATCAAGGGGCGCTGCCGTCCGCTACGAAAATGTTCAAAAGAGCTATGATGGCGAGACGCTCGTCGTAAAAAATCTCAATCTAGATATTCCGCCTGGCGAGTTCCTGACCATGCTGGGCCCGTCGGGCTCGGGAAAGACCACCTGCCTGATGATGCTGGCGGGGTTCGAACCTGCCACCCATGGCGAGATCTTCCTGAACGACAACCCGATCAACAACGTGCCGCCGCACAAGCGCGGCATCGGCATGGTGTTCCAGAACTACGCGCTGTTTCCGCATATGAGCGTTGCGGAGAACCTCGCCTTCCCCCTGCAGGTGCGCGGCATCGGCAAGGCGGAGCAGGAAGAGAAGGTGAAGCGCGCGCTCGACATGGTCGAGCTCGGCGACTTCGGCTCGCGGCGCCCGGCACAGCTGTCCGGCGGCCAGCAGCAGCGCGTTGCCGTGGCCCGCGCCCTCGTCTTCGAGCCGGAGCTGGTGCTGATGGACGAGCCGCTGGGTGCGCTCGACAAGCAGCTGCGCGAGCAGATGCAGTACGAGATCAAGCACATCCACGAGAATATCGGCGTCTCCATCGTCTACGTGACGCACGACCAGACCGAGGCGCTGACCATGTCGGACCGGGTCGCCGTGTTCAACGACGGGGTGATCCAGCAGCTTTCGACGCCGGATGAGCTTTACGAGAACCCGCAGAATTCCTTCGTGGCGCAGTTCATCGGCGAGAACAACAAGCTCTCGGGCACCGTGACCGAGGTTTCCGGCTCCGATTGCAAGGTGCGGCTGGACGACGGGACCGAACTGGCCGCCGAGGCGGTCAATATCGAAGGCGTCGGCTCACGCACCACCATCTCCCTGCGCCCCGAGCGCGTCGAATTCGACACCGACCAGTCGATGGACAACCTCGTGAAGGGCCGCATCGAGGAAATGATCTATCTCGGCGACCACATCCGCGTGCGGATGAACGTCGCCGGCAACACGGAATTCATTGTCAAGGTTCGCAACCGCGGCCAGAGGCGCGACCTGCGAACCGGCCAGACAGTGGAGATCGGCTGGGCAGCGTCCGACTGCAAGGCGCTCGACGCCGTCGGCTGA
- a CDS encoding trimethylamine methyltransferase family protein, translating to MSDQEARAGRRGRAARTEKRRGSQAAGALPYISRNLPVYDILSDEGAELIEANADRLLAEIGLEFRDDPETIAIWKAAGADVAGERVRFPKGMLRELIKTAPSQFVQHARNPERNVVIGGNNTVFAPVYGPPFVTDLDSGRRYGTIEDFRNFVKLSYASPWLHHSGGTVCEPVDLPVNKRHFDMVYAHLKYSDKPFMGSVTAPERARDSVAMAELVFGKEFVDQNCVMIQLINANSPLVYDATMLGALKVYAAANQACIVSPFILAGAMSPVTVAGTLSQVLAEALAGCALTQLVRPGAPVVFGAFVSSISMQSGAPTFGSPEGSLLLNGAAKLARRAGLPFRSGGSFTSSKTPDAQSAQESAQTILATLVSGVNFCLHAAGWLEGGLCSSYEKFVMDADQLGMMHVLAKGIDLSEEAQAMDALAEVGPGGHFLGAMHTQRNFETAFYRSEIADNNSYEQWSADGGLDAAWRANRKWKQMLASYEAPPLDPSIDESLISFMANRKAEFPDSNV from the coding sequence ATGAGTGACCAGGAAGCGCGCGCCGGACGGCGCGGCCGGGCGGCGAGAACGGAAAAGCGGCGCGGATCGCAGGCGGCCGGCGCCCTGCCCTACATTTCCCGCAACCTGCCGGTCTACGACATCCTCAGCGACGAGGGCGCCGAGCTGATCGAGGCCAATGCCGACCGGCTGCTGGCGGAGATCGGCCTCGAATTCCGCGACGATCCCGAGACCATCGCGATCTGGAAGGCGGCCGGCGCCGACGTTGCCGGCGAGCGCGTGCGCTTTCCCAAGGGCATGCTGCGCGAGCTGATCAAGACCGCGCCCTCGCAATTCGTCCAGCATGCGCGCAACCCGGAGCGCAACGTCGTCATCGGCGGCAACAACACCGTGTTCGCGCCGGTCTACGGCCCGCCCTTCGTCACCGATCTCGACAGCGGCCGGCGCTACGGCACGATCGAGGACTTCCGCAATTTCGTGAAGCTGTCCTACGCCTCGCCCTGGCTGCACCATTCGGGCGGCACGGTGTGCGAGCCCGTCGACCTGCCGGTCAACAAGCGGCATTTCGACATGGTCTACGCGCACCTGAAATATTCGGACAAGCCGTTCATGGGCTCGGTGACGGCACCGGAGCGGGCGCGCGATTCCGTCGCCATGGCGGAGCTGGTCTTCGGCAAGGAGTTCGTCGACCAGAACTGCGTGATGATCCAGCTGATAAACGCCAACTCGCCGCTGGTCTACGACGCGACCATGCTCGGCGCGCTGAAGGTCTATGCGGCGGCCAACCAGGCCTGCATCGTCTCGCCGTTCATTCTGGCCGGTGCCATGAGCCCGGTCACGGTCGCCGGCACCCTGTCGCAGGTGCTAGCCGAGGCGCTGGCCGGCTGCGCGCTGACCCAGCTGGTGCGCCCCGGTGCGCCCGTCGTCTTCGGCGCCTTCGTCTCGTCCATCTCGATGCAGTCCGGCGCCCCCACCTTCGGCTCGCCGGAGGGCAGCCTGCTGCTCAACGGCGCGGCGAAGCTTGCGCGCCGCGCAGGCCTGCCTTTCCGCTCCGGCGGCTCGTTCACCTCCTCGAAGACCCCGGATGCACAGTCGGCGCAGGAGTCCGCGCAGACCATCCTGGCAACGCTGGTGTCGGGGGTGAACTTCTGCCTGCATGCGGCCGGCTGGCTGGAGGGAGGCCTGTGCTCCTCCTACGAGAAGTTCGTCATGGATGCCGACCAGCTCGGAATGATGCACGTGCTGGCCAAGGGCATCGACCTGTCGGAGGAAGCCCAGGCGATGGACGCGCTGGCCGAGGTCGGCCCCGGCGGCCACTTCCTCGGCGCCATGCACACGCAGCGCAATTTCGAGACCGCCTTCTACCGTTCGGAGATCGCCGACAACAACTCCTACGAACAGTGGAGCGCCGATGGCGGGCTGGACGCTGCATGGCGGGCGAACCGGAAGTGGAAGCAGATGCTCGCATCCTACGAGGCTCCGCCGCTCGATCCGTCTATCGACGAATCTCTGATCAGCTTCATGGCTAATCGAAAAGCTGAATTCCCGGACAGCAACGTCTAA
- a CDS encoding FAD-dependent oxidoreductase — MSAFPDKAQIVIVGLGGIVGASVAHHLLERGWTDVVGIDKSGIPTDIGSTAHASDFCYTTSHDYLSVWTTQYSIDFFEKMGHYARIGGLEVARTGDDTWMEEIRRKASSAKAFGTRAHLVTPAEIKQKFPLIEEEMVQGGLFDPDAGLVVPRSQTVAGKLVDEGEKTGRLRAFANTPAQSLVIEDGRIAGVVTHRGTIRADHVIVCAGLWGRLIAEMVGEDLPVMPVDHPLTFFGPYTEFEGTGKEIGCPLLRDQGNSAYMRDTGDPKTTEGGQIEWGYYETDEPRLCHPRELLEKHEARLSPSQRDLEMEQVIGPLERAMELTPILGELGYNESHSFNGLLQVSAAGGPSCGESQKVRGLWYCVAIWVKDGPGYGKLIADWITDGRTGIDHASIDYSRFYPHQLTEDFIEGRCREAAQKIYFPAIHPREPYATGRGVKRSPFYEREVELGGHFMELGGWERAHGYAANEHLLEKYGDRVPERKNEWDNRHFWRVSNAEHLAMSEDCALINLSHFYMFEVEGPDHVELLEWLCAAKIGGDGNIGKGIYTHFLDDEGMVRADLTVIRLADRCRIIDGADAGPRDLHYVRRTAQDRGLDVTVTDVSERYTTIGIWGPNAREKLKQAVTDPAGLEPDAFPFAAIREIEIAGRKVTALRLSYVGEQGWELHMRYEDGLAVWDALRALGIMAAGVETYANSRRMEKSLRLQNADLLTQYNLYEADLARPKVKEADFRGKAKHLEYRAREHQPAMLCTLVMTDNLDASGTPRYPVGALPVIDPATGKTLVDALGRLSYTTSIAYGPTVGKNIALAYLPQEFAKVGQKLSVEYFSQEFPVEVAGVGYAPLYDPQNLKPRS; from the coding sequence ATGTCGGCGTTCCCGGACAAGGCACAAATCGTCATCGTCGGCCTCGGCGGCATCGTCGGTGCGTCGGTGGCGCATCATCTGCTGGAGCGCGGCTGGACCGATGTCGTGGGCATCGACAAATCCGGCATCCCGACCGATATCGGCTCGACGGCCCATGCCTCCGACTTCTGCTACACGACCAGCCACGACTACCTGTCGGTCTGGACGACGCAGTATTCCATCGATTTCTTCGAGAAGATGGGCCACTACGCGCGCATTGGCGGGCTGGAAGTGGCGCGCACCGGCGACGACACCTGGATGGAGGAGATCCGGCGCAAGGCGAGCTCCGCCAAGGCCTTCGGCACCCGCGCCCATCTGGTGACGCCGGCCGAGATCAAGCAGAAGTTCCCCCTGATCGAGGAGGAGATGGTCCAGGGCGGGCTGTTCGACCCGGATGCGGGCCTTGTCGTGCCGCGCTCGCAGACGGTCGCCGGTAAGCTGGTCGACGAGGGCGAGAAGACCGGCCGGCTGCGGGCCTTTGCCAACACGCCGGCGCAATCGCTGGTCATTGAGGACGGGCGTATTGCCGGCGTCGTCACCCATCGCGGCACGATCCGCGCCGACCACGTCATCGTCTGCGCGGGCCTGTGGGGCCGGCTGATCGCCGAGATGGTCGGCGAGGACCTGCCCGTCATGCCGGTCGATCATCCGCTGACCTTCTTCGGGCCCTATACCGAGTTCGAGGGCACCGGCAAGGAGATCGGCTGCCCGCTGCTGCGCGACCAGGGCAACTCCGCCTACATGCGCGACACGGGCGACCCGAAGACCACCGAGGGCGGCCAGATCGAGTGGGGCTATTACGAGACCGACGAACCGCGCCTGTGCCACCCGCGCGAGCTGCTGGAAAAGCACGAGGCGCGCCTGTCGCCCTCGCAGCGCGACCTGGAGATGGAGCAGGTGATCGGCCCGCTGGAGCGGGCGATGGAGCTGACGCCGATCCTCGGCGAGCTCGGCTACAACGAGAGCCACTCGTTCAACGGGCTGCTGCAGGTCTCCGCCGCCGGCGGGCCGTCCTGCGGCGAGAGCCAGAAGGTGCGCGGCCTGTGGTACTGCGTCGCGATCTGGGTGAAGGACGGGCCGGGCTACGGCAAGCTGATCGCCGACTGGATCACCGACGGGCGCACCGGCATCGACCACGCCTCCATCGACTATTCCCGCTTCTATCCGCACCAGCTGACCGAGGATTTCATCGAGGGACGCTGCCGCGAGGCGGCGCAGAAGATCTACTTCCCCGCGATCCATCCGCGCGAGCCCTACGCGACCGGGCGAGGTGTCAAGCGCTCGCCGTTCTACGAGCGCGAGGTGGAGCTCGGCGGCCACTTCATGGAGCTCGGCGGCTGGGAGCGCGCCCATGGCTACGCGGCCAACGAGCACTTGCTTGAAAAATACGGCGACCGCGTGCCCGAGCGGAAAAACGAGTGGGACAACAGGCACTTCTGGCGGGTGTCGAATGCCGAGCATCTGGCGATGAGCGAGGACTGCGCGCTCATCAATCTCTCGCATTTCTACATGTTCGAGGTCGAGGGCCCGGACCATGTGGAGCTGCTGGAATGGCTCTGCGCGGCGAAGATCGGCGGCGACGGCAACATCGGCAAGGGCATCTACACCCATTTCCTCGACGACGAGGGCATGGTGCGGGCGGACCTCACCGTGATCCGCCTGGCCGACCGTTGCCGCATCATCGACGGCGCCGATGCCGGCCCGCGCGACCTCCATTATGTCCGCCGGACGGCGCAGGACCGCGGACTTGACGTCACCGTCACTGATGTCAGCGAGCGCTATACCACCATCGGCATCTGGGGCCCGAACGCCCGCGAGAAGTTGAAGCAGGCGGTCACGGATCCGGCCGGCCTCGAGCCGGACGCCTTCCCCTTCGCGGCGATCCGCGAGATCGAGATCGCCGGACGCAAGGTGACGGCGCTGCGCCTGTCCTATGTCGGCGAGCAGGGCTGGGAGCTGCATATGCGTTACGAGGACGGGCTGGCCGTCTGGGACGCGCTGCGGGCGCTCGGCATCATGGCGGCGGGCGTGGAGACCTACGCCAATTCGCGGCGGATGGAGAAGTCGCTGCGCCTGCAGAACGCCGACCTGCTGACGCAGTACAACCTCTACGAGGCGGATCTTGCCCGTCCCAAGGTCAAGGAGGCCGACTTCCGCGGCAAGGCGAAGCACCTGGAATACCGGGCGCGCGAGCACCAGCCGGCGATGCTGTGCACGCTGGTGATGACCGACAATTTGGATGCGAGCGGCACGCCGCGCTATCCGGTCGGCGCGCTGCCGGTGATCGATCCGGCGACCGGCAAGACCCTGGTCGATGCGCTGGGCCGGCTCTCCTATACGACCTCGATCGCCTATGGCCCGACGGTGGGCAAGAACATCGCGCTCGCCTACCTGCCGCAGGAATTTGCCAAGGTGGGTCAGAAGCTCAGCGTCGAGTATTTCTCGCAAGAGTTTCCGGTCGAGGTCGCAGGCGTCGGTTACGCGCCGCTCTACGATCCGCAGAACCTCAAGCCGCGGAGTTGA
- the bmt gene encoding betaine--homocysteine S-methyltransferase: protein MSKLDELLAKKGTLLADGATGTNLFDMGLTSGDPPEEWNVTQPEKIRTLHRKFVEAGADIILTNTFGANRHRLKLHKLEGRVHELNKAAAELAREVVAEAGREVIVGGSIGPTGELFAPLGALTYEEAVEAFAEQAEGLKAGGADVAWIETMSAPEEMRAAAEAAAKVGMPFVVTASFDTAGRTMMGLPPSGLGDLAGQFSCAPVAYGSNCGVGASDLLAAVLEITRDHPDAIVIAKANCGIPVIRGDEVVYTGTPELMADYARLAVDAGARIIGGCCGTSYAHLAAMRQALDGYEKGTRPSVEEVVARIGPLVSPPAASPTEGGDGEGGRRRRRRG from the coding sequence ATGAGCAAGCTTGACGAACTCCTCGCGAAAAAGGGCACGCTGCTTGCCGACGGCGCGACGGGCACCAACCTCTTCGACATGGGGCTGACCTCCGGCGATCCGCCGGAGGAGTGGAACGTCACCCAGCCGGAGAAGATCCGCACCCTGCACCGCAAGTTCGTGGAAGCCGGCGCCGATATCATCCTGACCAACACGTTCGGCGCCAACCGCCATCGGCTGAAGCTGCACAAGCTGGAAGGGCGCGTGCACGAGCTGAACAAGGCGGCGGCGGAGTTGGCCCGCGAGGTGGTGGCGGAGGCCGGGCGCGAGGTGATCGTCGGCGGTTCCATCGGCCCGACGGGCGAGCTGTTCGCTCCGCTCGGCGCACTCACCTATGAGGAGGCGGTCGAGGCCTTCGCCGAGCAGGCGGAGGGGCTGAAGGCGGGCGGCGCCGATGTCGCCTGGATCGAGACCATGTCGGCGCCGGAGGAAATGCGCGCGGCAGCCGAGGCAGCCGCGAAGGTCGGCATGCCCTTCGTGGTGACGGCAAGCTTCGACACGGCGGGGCGCACGATGATGGGCCTGCCGCCGAGCGGCCTGGGCGATCTTGCCGGCCAGTTTTCCTGCGCGCCCGTCGCCTATGGCTCGAATTGCGGGGTCGGCGCGTCGGATCTTCTCGCCGCCGTGCTGGAAATCACCCGCGATCATCCGGACGCCATCGTCATCGCCAAGGCGAATTGCGGCATCCCGGTCATTCGCGGCGACGAGGTGGTCTATACCGGCACGCCGGAGCTGATGGCCGACTATGCGCGGCTGGCGGTCGATGCCGGCGCGCGCATCATCGGCGGCTGCTGCGGCACGTCCTACGCCCACCTGGCGGCGATGCGCCAGGCGCTCGACGGGTACGAGAAGGGCACGCGCCCGAGCGTCGAAGAGGTCGTCGCCCGCATCGGCCCGCTGGTCTCCCCGCCGGCAGCAAGCCCCACGGAGGGCGGTGACGGCGAGGGCGGAAGGCGGCGGCGCAGGAGGGGCTAA
- a CDS encoding KTSC domain-containing protein: MPYFNSSAIARAEYDPRTAVLQIWFVESGGPYDFFGVPQHIYDGLCGAWSKGAYYNEHIRDQYGNG, translated from the coding sequence ATGCCTTACTTCAATTCAAGCGCTATTGCACGCGCGGAGTATGACCCTCGGACCGCAGTGTTGCAGATTTGGTTTGTCGAGAGTGGAGGGCCCTACGATTTTTTCGGGGTTCCGCAGCACATCTACGATGGACTTTGCGGTGCTTGGTCCAAGGGGGCTTATTACAATGAACACATCAGAGATCAGTATGGGAATGGTTAG